The Humulus lupulus chromosome 4, drHumLupu1.1, whole genome shotgun sequence genome has a window encoding:
- the LOC133832142 gene encoding uncharacterized protein LOC133832142 codes for MLLDTETRYNMMEKLVLALITAKKKLRQYFESHTIIVYTDYPLKQVLNKPDISGRLSKWAIELGTYDIRFLPRKAKEGQVLLDFLVEIQSFTPDTLHELLESEIEWVWTMHTDGASKSQGAGIGVILEAPSGLKIEEAIRLEQFATNNEAEYEALIYGLELARDMGIRRLKVRGDSKLMIEQVARNFDTKAPYLASLLQRVTDLQSHFHQFELVQVPREQNQKADALAKLASVGECPRRATIYTSESPKVLEVFSTSSEPECWMDPIIRYLSKFELPAHPKDAKLLRLRAQRYSIICGTLYRKSFDGPYLQCLRPSEAKQLLEEIHEGACGNHTGGRSLAHKALTAGCYWPYMMTEARDYARKCDKCQQFAPTIH; via the coding sequence ATGCTACTAGACACTGAAACTCGCTACAatatgatggaaaaattggtgCTCGCACTCATCACAGCGAAGAAGAAGCTACGACAGTATTTTGAAAGCCACACCATCATTGTATATACGGATTATCCACTGAAGCAAGTGTTGAATAAACCCGATATCTCTGGTAGATTATCCAAGTGGGCAATTGAACTTGGGACATATGATATACGATTCTTGCCTCGAAAAGCAAAAGAAGGTCAAGTACTTCTTGACTTCCTGGTCGAAATACAGTCCTTTACCCCAGATACCTTGCATGAACTGCTGGAATCAGAAATTGAATGGGTATGGACAATGCATACGGACGGAGCATCCAAATCCCAAGGGGCCGGTATTGGCGTCATATTAGAAGCACCCTCCGGGCTAAAAATCGAGGAAGCCATTCGGTTAGAACAATTTGCAACGaataacgaagctgagtatgaggctcTGATTTATGGTTTAGAGCTAGCACGAGACATGGGCATTAGACGATTGAAAGTCAGAGGGGATTCAAAGCTCATGATAGAACAAGTGGCCAGGAATTTTGACACTAAGGCACCCTATCTGGCTAGCCTATTACAAAGGGTAACTGACTTACAGTCACATTTCCACCAGTTTGAACTCGTACAAGTACCGAGGGAACAGAATCAGAAGGCTGATGCTCTGGCAAAATTAGCCTCTGTAGGGGAATGCCCTCGACGCGCCACCATATACACAAGCGAATCACCCAAAGTTCTGGAAGTTTTCTCAACCTCATCAGAGCCTGAGTGCTGGATGGATCCAATCATCCGCTATTTGTCTAAGTTTGAACTGCCAGCTCATCCGAAAGACGCTAAACTTCTGCGTCTTCGAGCCCAACGCTATTCCATCATCTGTGGAACGTTATACCGCAAATCCTTCGATGGCCCCTATCTTCAGTGTTTACGTCCATCAGAAGCTAAACAATTGTTAGAAGAGATACACGAGGGAGCATGTGGAAACCACACTGGGGGCCGAAGTTTGGCACACAAAGCACTTACAGCAGGGTGCTACtggccatacatgatgacagaagcaCGTGACTATGCcagaaaatgtgacaagtgccagcaattTGCACCAACCATCCATTAA
- the LOC133832145 gene encoding uncharacterized protein LOC133832145, translated as MKLHLYALKKNFEFKVKKSAKNIWCTVCVDDKCKWRLRATKLVNSNMFEVRKFFGEHTCSLDVRHKDHRQASPWLIGHVIRRKFEGDDVNYKPRSIVKDMSLSYGVHMSYAKAWRCREHALAYIRGTPESSFQKLPSFLYMMEQKNPGTVTHLQMDNEGRFKYCFMALGVSIMGFKTYIRPVICVDGTFLTTRCGGTLLCAMGQDANKQIYPIAFSVVDSENNDSWLYFLLRLKEAIGEVENLVFVSDRHTSIASALTKNFPEAHHGACIHHVSMNIRAKFKTDHCHEEFFLAAKAYRKREFLRHFEKIKFKDLAIAQYLENQVGFEKWARSFFPGHRYNLMTTGIAESWNNVIAEARGWPITCLMEFMRHTLQKWFFERRTTASAATSPLATEVEADLRKLADKSTTSFSFPSSQYEITVLDGDLDGDVDLRRKTCSCRRFDLTGLPCEHALAGARDRGISPYSLCSRFYTVEAWLSSYGGSVYTLGNEESWVIPNDIGSMMIAPPLVKQKAGRPKKKRRLSKGEKNRKQHRCSRCGVLGHNRVTCTTVCPPPSRHA; from the coding sequence ATGAAACTCCATCTTTATGCATTAAAGAAAAACTTTGAGTTTAAAGTAAAGAAGTCTGCGAAAAATATATGGTGTACAGTATGTGTTGATGATAAATGCAAATGGAGGTTGAGGGCTACAAAATTGGTTAATTCCAATATGTTTGAGGTTCGTAAATTTTTCGGTGAACACACATGCTCATTGGATGTTCGACATAAAGATCACCGTCAGGCATCCCCATGGCTTATTGGACATGTCATAAGGAGAAAATTTGAGGGTGATGATGTTAATTACAAGCCAAGGTCAATTGTAAAAGATATGAGTTTATCATATGGAGTTCATATGAGCTATGCTAAAGCTTGGAGGTGTCGAGAGCATGCATTGGCTTACATAAGAGGTACACCAGAATCATCATTTCAGAAACTTCCCTCATTTCTATACATGATGGAGCAAAAAAATCCTGGAACTGTTACTCATTTGCAGATGGACAATGAAGGTAGGTTCAAATATTGCTTCATGGCCTTAGGTGTTTCTATAATGGGGTTTAAGACATATATTCGCCCAGTTATATGTGTAGATGGAACCTTCTTGACTACTCGGTGTGGAGGTACTTTGTTATGTGCCATGGGACAAGATGCTAACAAGCAAATATATCCAATTGCATTTTCAGTAGTTGACTCAGAGAATAATGACTCATGGTTGTATTTTCTACTGAGGTTGAAGGAAGCGATTGGTGAAGTGGAGAATCTAGTATTCGTGTCTGATAGACATACTAGTATAGCAAGTGCCTTGACTAAAAATTTTCCTGAGGCACACCACGGTGCTTGTATACATCATGTTAGCATGAATATTCGTGCGAAGTTCAAAACTGACCATTGCCATGAAGAATTCTTCCTTGCAGCGAAAGCTTATAGAAAGCGAGAGTTTTTACGCCATTTTGAGAAGATTAAATTCAAAGATCTTGCAATTGCTCAATACTTAGAGAATCAAGTGGGTTTTGAAAAGTGGGCTCGTTCTTTCTTTCCTGGCCATCGATATAATTTAATGACTACAGGTATTGCCGAAAGCTGGAACAATGTCATTGCTGAGGCAcgtgggtggccaattacttgtcTCATGGAATTTATGAGGCACACTTTACAAAAATGGTTTTTCGAGCGTCGAACTACAGCATCAGCGGCTACAAGTCCTCTTGCCACAGAAGTGGAAGCTGATTTGCGAAAGTTAGCAGACAAGTCCACTACCTCGTTCTCTTTTCCGTCTAGTCAGTATGAAATAACAGTATTGGATGGTGATCTTGATGGAGATGTCGACCTGAGGAGGAAAACATGTAGTTGTAGAAGATTTGATTTGACAGGTCTTCCTTGTGAACACGCTCTAGCTGGTGCTCGAGATCGTGGCATTAGTCCATATAGTTTATGCTCCAGATTCTACACAGTTGAAGCGTGGTTGTCATCCTATGGTGGATCTGTATATACGCTGGGTAATGAAGAATCTTGGGTGATACCAAATGACATAGGAAGTATGATGATAGCTCCTCCTTTAGTGAAGCAGAAGGCtggtcgtccaaagaagaaacGACGTTTATCAAAGGGTGAGAAGAATAGAAAACAACATAGATGTAGTAGATGTGGTGTCCTGGGCCACAATCGAGTGACGTGCACCACTGTTTGTCCCCCGCCGTCTAGACATGCTTAG
- the LOC133832146 gene encoding uncharacterized protein LOC133832146, which produces MAMLARVAFGFAIAAKMSLLMLPTERHYPAKAAYRGGSIMSTIIAKFTTFDLLERAKQSPFKQFFLASPLQYSGVIIHQLLLRRVVGRGKNEYYLNFNICGQNTRFGISEFGLITGLNCGISPDQAKYKEMTKSKRLLQTYLNNKECLSSEELEDGFKRCDVKEDVWKLGLCFLVDSLLLRSEPKMKCFIDVLSMVENEDDFFNYPWGRLSYEKTLFGLAKDMERLRNKYLKNVEQKRKRPAPQYTIYGYAIALQYWAYEIFTKFSAFADQQPLAFPRMLSWSAHKMLKEKDIEGVFKKKSNLVKATLNPRPEEKEFHDSIIQGPDELLMGRVISFVDDDVELEFQREEREESPTKPDVADGHRHEQDKKEIPTPINTHHEKLLADIDTLKSNQQRMEEKLDYLIELVLSQRKGSDSEDSLSDEHLASPHHTFIMEHVVREDSPSCKVVSPGDMAGVEFKRRRVPTKRIFGSEFTDPTKKKKKAKTIVTDPCEINPLQPYDEKQMRRFKKWVIGLKNNDKPISLLAGSCTAKWFIQLLTPRTWLDGLHIDAALGLMKERVYTYKKTYSERFTIVDSMFQQFFEPHWEQFNKKKIKSSYIWPQEVLDYLVGDDNNFKRSWKDIDEVFTPINFSGTHWVLLEISLTSCLIKAYDSDITVVSNKEFENKMSRWGKMLPFLIQSSGLLSHRKDVQLQAQKVRFEFTRLGTEKVPQTKTRYNSVNHIYIKRLWSSNNQYGLPIIKKLYFLCSGDCGVYVIKHLEYLLAKKPLSEVNDDNMDFFRKKTCVDLFYHNLQP; this is translated from the exons ATGGCAATGCTGGCCAGAGTTGCATTTGGTTTTGCAATTGCAGCCAAG ATGTCACTCCTCATGCTTCCTACTGAAAGGCATTATCCAGCAAAGGCTGCGTATAGGGGAGGGAGCATTATGAGTACAATAATAGCAAAGTTCACGACATTTGACTTGTTGGAACGAGCGAAACAGTCACCATTCAAGCAATTCTTCTTAGCTTCGCCTCTACAATATTCTGGAGTTATTATTCACCAGTTACTGCTTAGGAGAGTTGTTGGTAGAGGAAAGAACGAATACTACTTGAATTTTAATATTTGTGGTCAGAATACAAGGTTTGGAATTAGTGAATTTGGTTTGATCACTGGATTGAATTGTGGAATTTCTCCGGATCAGGCAAAGTATAAAGAAATGACCAAGAGTAAAAGACTTCTCCAGACATACTTGAACAATAAAGAATGTTTGTCTTCTGAAGAGTTGGAAGATGGATTCAAAAGGTGCGATGTGAAAGAAGACGTATGGAAATTAGGTCTATGTTTTTTGGTAGACTCTCTTTTATTACGTAGTGAACCAAAGATGAAATGCTTTATTGATGTCCTTTCCATGGTGGAAAATGAAGATGACTTCTTCAACTATCCTTGGGGGAGATTATCGTACGAGAAGACATTATTCGGCTTGGCAAAAGATATGGAAAGGCTAAGGAATAAATACTTGAAGAATGTTGAGCAAAAGAGAAAAAGACCAGCACCTCAGTACACAATTTATGGTTATGCCATTGCTCTGCAATATTGGGCCTATGAAATTTTCACAAAGTTCTCTGCATTTGCTGATCAACAACCCCtggcctttccaagaatgctTAGCTGGTCAGCGCATAAAATGCTGAAAGAGAAAGATATTGAaggtgtatttaagaaaaaaagt AATCTTGTGAAGGCCACGCTCAATCCAAGACCCGAAGAGAAAGAATTTCATGACTctattattcaaggaccagatgaACTACTCATGGGACGTGTTATTAGCTTTGTAGACGATGATGTGGAATTGGAGTTTCAAAGGGAAGAACGTGAGGAATCTCCCACAAAGCCCGATGTAGCAGATGGGCATCGTCACGAGCAAGACAAGAAAGAGATACCAACTCCAATTAACACCCACCATGAAAAGTTGTTAGCTGATATTGACACTTTGAAAAGTAACCAACAAAGAATGGAGGAGAAGTTGGATTATCTAATTGAATTAGTGCTCTCGCAACGTAAAGGTAGTGATTCTGAGGATTCATTATCAGATGAGCATCTTGCTTCACCACACCATACATTTATTATGGAGCACGTTGTTAGAGAAGATAGCCCTAGCTGTAAGGTGGTATCTCCTGGAGATATGGCTGGGGTGGAATTCAAGAGAAGGAGGGTTCCAACGAAAAGAATTTTTGGTTCCGAGTTTACTGATCCAactaagaagaaaaagaaagcaaaGACAATTGTAACTGATCCTTGTGAAATTAATCCCCTACAGCCATATGACGAAAAGCAAATGAGACGTTTTAAGAAATGGGTAATTGGtttaaaaaataatgataagCCTATTTCTCTCTTGGCTGGTTCGTGCACTGCGAAATGGTTTATTCAGCTACTTACACCACGTACATGGCTGGACGGACTG CACATTGATGCAGCTTTAGGGTTGATGAAAGAACGAGTGTACACTTACAAGAAGACTTACTCCGAAAGATTCACCATTGTGGATTCTATGTTCCAACAGTTCTTCGAACCACATTGGGAACAATTCAACAAGAAGAAAATCAAATCAAGCTACATTTGGCCACAAGAAGTGCTTGATTACTTGGTAGGTGATGATAACAATTTCAAAAGGAGTTGGAAAGACATTGATGAAGTGTTTACCCCAATTAATTTTTCTGGGACACATTGGGTGTTGTTAGAGATATCATTGACAAGCTGTCTTATAAAAGCTTATGACTCTGATATCACTGTGGTCTCCAATAAGGAGTTTGAGAATAAAATGAGCAGATGGGGAAAAATGCTACCATTTCTAATTCAATCCAGTGGGCTGTTAAGCCATAGGAAAGATGTCCAACTACAAGCACAGAAAGTGCGTTTTGAGTTCACAAGACTTGGCACAGAAAAAGTGCCACAGACCAAAACTAGGTATAACTCTGTTAACCATATTTATATTAAAAGACTTTGGTCTTCCAATAATCAATATGGTCTTCCAATAATTAAAAAACTTTATTTCCTTTGCAGTGGAGATTGTGGGGTATATGTCATCAAACATCTAGAGTACTTGCTAGCCAAAAAACCGCTATCCGAAGTGAATGACGACAACATGGATTTCTTTAGAAAAAagacttgtgtagatttgtttTACCATAACTTACAACCATAG
- the LOC133832144 gene encoding uncharacterized protein LOC133832144, producing the protein MEDLYRIEQGENEHPKSYLQRFIDLVHQIHDVDPVTAANLFVKSLQVGYLLHENLTMTPPYDMAEIQIRADGVFRVLEFRERAQKKSALISAPPANNPPPPPTRDDKRKRQETDHAKEGKKTRQNRESPRYPSVEYTVPQEVIYEENKDRPIWREPYKITTPPDRRDKNRYCLFHKDHGHTVAKCHNLHNQIQALMRSGRLTQYIKGTSRPDTSQPNPASAPTPQVADSLCTATTNSQEPLKQVPMIHWIVELTEEQEQATKIHKRMEERVK; encoded by the coding sequence ATGGAAGATCTCTATCGAATCGAGCAAGGGGAAAATGAACATCCAAAGTCATACCTACAACGTTTCATTGACCTCGTGCATCAGATCCACGACGTCGACCCAGTCACCGCGGCTAATCTCTTCGTCAAAAGTTTGCAGGTGGGATATCTCTTACACGAAAACCTCACCATGACACCACCTTATGACATGGCTGAGATTCAGATCCGTGCCGATGGCGTCTTTAGAGTCCTGGAATTTCGAGAGCGTGCACAGAAGAAATCCGCGCTTATCTCCGCTCCACCAGCGAATAACCCTCCTCCCCCGCCTACAAGGGACGACAAGAGGAAGAGACAGGAAACGGATCACGCGAAAGAAGGGAAAAAAACAAGACAGAATCGAGAATCACCACGATACCCCTCCGTCGAATACACTGTCCCTCAGGAAGTCATTTATGAAGAGAATAAAGACAGACCTATCTGGCGTGAGCCGTACAAGATTACCACTCCTCCCGACAGAAGAGATAAAAATAGGTACTGCCTCTTCCACAAAGATCATGGCCATACAGTCGCCAAATGCCACAACCTCCACAATCAGATCCAGGCCCTCATGAGAAGTGGACGGTTAACCCAGTATATTAAAGGGACAAGCAGACCCGACACTTCACAACCCAACCCTGCTTCTGCCCCAACACCACAAGTAGCAGACTCCCTATGTACAGCCACCACAAACTCACAAGAACCTCTCAAGCAAGTCCCCATGATACACTGGATCGTGGAGCTCACTGAGGAACAAGAGCAGGCAACCAAAATTCACAAGAGGATGGAGGAGCGGGTGAAGTGA